In the genome of Bremerella sp. P1, the window CGCTGCGTTGCCAGGATCGCTGGCAGGGAAGCGTACGACCGTGTTTGAACCGCTGTTGGTTACCCAAATTTGATCCTTAGCGTCAATCGCCAGATGGAACGGAGCTTTGACTTTTAGCGTTCCATCCGTTGGTTTCCCATCCTCGGTATGCCCCAGGATTCGTCCCTTCGAGGCGTCGCCCCCGGGTAGGTGCACAACCTGGTCGTTTTGATTGTCGAGAGCCCAAACGTCTCCATTTGGAGTCACGATAATGCCTTGCATCTGGCCAAGCTTTCCACCGAAGTTATAGCCGGTTGCAGGAGAAAGTGGCTTGCCCGTGATTCGATCAAATACTGAAATGTTCTTACCGGCGAGACTCGTGGTCCAAACCTTATCATCCACTCCGATCGCCAATCCGAACCCGGGGCCGTCGACGCCACCACCTCGAAAACCAACAGTCATCGGCGAGAGTGGTCGGCCATTGGAAGACAGTTTGGAGATTCCACCTCCGAAAGAAGAGAAGATCGTTGACTGGGCTCCGACCAGAAAGTTGTCGCCTGCCCAGAAATTTCCTTCGCCATCGATCGCAATCCCACCTAGCGAGTTCAGACCCCCGCCGGCATAAACCAGCGAAAGAGTCCATGCACGAGGTGGATAACTGAGATAGGGAATCACAGGCACTTCCCGCCAGGCCTCACCTTCGGCAACCGGATAGAGCTTTTCGAACAGCTCAAATATCTCTTTGGCGTTGTGCGCTGGATTCCGTGCGATGTTTTGCATCGCCGCAAGCGTATCAGCTGGAGCCTCGTCGCCTGGCGGTGTCGCTAGCGCAAGCAATTGTTCGATTAATTCAGGACGACGAATGCAGGCCGACAAGAGATTACTCAGCGTGTTAAACTTTGCCAGAGTCGTGGTCTGTGAACTATTGAGCCCATCCTGAATGACTGTTCCCAGCTTGCCTGTTTCTACATCAACCAGATTTGGCACGTTATCGGCAGCAATTTGCAAACCCAACGCGTGCCCTTTCATCTGATCGCCATCGAGAAACTGTGCCGCAGTCCAGACTGAACCAACGGTGGTCAGTTCATTGACCGTCACGCGTTCTGGTGGCGTCTTTCCCAAAGTGGCCATGAGCACGATAGCCGGATGAGGTCCCTTCGCCAAAACATAGAGCACTCCATCTCGCTTATCTTGGGCATCGAAAGTGAGCTTGAAGTGCCCTTCCTTATCAGTCGTCACTTCCGCGAGCTTGATCGGCGCGTTGTCTGCCGTTTGCCAAAGCGATACGACGGAGCCGGCAATCGGGCTCAGACTACCCTCGACTTGCCCGGTGATGACTTCACTGCCGTGGGCGGGTGATGCCAGGGTTACTCCACAGAGTAACAGCACGACAAACTTCAAGAGAATCAACTGGTGCCAACTCATAACTCGTCTCTTTGTATTTATCCTGTCTCGCCATTCTCGCGGTATCGATTGCCGATAGAAGACACAGCAATCGGAAAGGCAAGTGTCCTTCACCTTGAACGGGGAGTCGCAGTTGGTCAACAAAAAAGGGCCAGAGTGACCAACATTTAGGACTTAATTAACACCGAACGCAAAACCACGAAGAAGCCAGATCGCCATAGCCGATGGCGAGCCCCCATTGGTTGCGTACATAAATGGACAACTACTGCGCGAAAGTGGGTTGAGAATACTTTCCGAGATAAAAGCGACCTAGTTCGGTCCGAGTCGCTCGATTGCCGCGCGGCGGAATGCTTCCTGCGACTTGCCGCCTTCGCCGGGAAAACCAGCGTGCTGCACCAGCCAGATCAGAATCAGGCCTTGCTTCTTATCGAGGTAGGAGTTAGTTGAATAGGCGCCGCCATGGCCAACGCGATCGCCCGTCGAGAAGCCAAAGCCGTACTGGTTTTGTAAGTCGCCAGTCTGCTTGCTGGTCATCGTCGCCACTGCTTCCTCCGACAGGTAACGACGCCCGTCAAGCTCTCCTCCATTGGCCAGCATCCGGTAGAATCGCGACAGGTCCATGGCCGTGGCAAACAGCCCTCCGGCTGGCATCGGATAACGATCCTTTCGATCGGTCAGCGGGTATTGCAATTGGCCGATCGTCGTCTCTTCCAGTCCGCTACCACCTGAACCAGGCTTGTACGATTTGGCGATCCGGGCCGCTTGGTCCTCGGTCGGCCAGAACGTCGCGTCGTTCATACCTAGCGGTGTGAACAGCCGCTCTTGTAGAAACGTCTCAAACGTCTGACCGGATACAACTTCAATAATCCGTCCGGCCGTGTTGATGCCAGAGTTGCTGTACTGGTACTTGGTGTCCGGTTCGAATTCAAGCGGCGTCATCGCATAGCTGCGGACTCGATCGGCCAGTGGAAGCCGGTCGAGCGTCGGCGTCTCGATGCGCGAAGCGAATGGCAACCCGCTGGTGTGTGACAAGACATTCGCCACAGTAATCGGATGCTGCGGTTTCTTCAGCAAAATGTGATCATCGCTTCTCTCAGCGATCACCATTTGCCCTTTGAATTCCGGCAAATACTTCTCGACCGGATCGTCAACGTTGACCTTCCCTTCGTCAACCAGCATCATTAGCGCGGCAGCGGTGATCGGCTTTGACTGCGAAGCGATCCAGAACATGGAATCGGTTTGCATCGCCTTCCCAGCGTCGATATCGGCAGATCCGACCGCTCCTTCGTACCGTACCTTGTGCTTGTCGGCAACAAGCATCACCGCCCCAGCCAGTTCATGGCGATCGACGTACGGCTGCACTGCCGCTGCAATCGAGTCACCGGATGTCTTCTGTGCGAATACGGAAGGTACAAAAACCAGCAAGGCACAAAGCACGAACAGGCAAGTTCGCAGTGATAGGACGTTCATATTGAGGCTCAGGGGGGGATGGGTCGATATTTGGCCAGATACGGCTGATCCAGATTATCAACTTCCGGACGTGGATTCTACTATCTCTCTCGGTAGTCCCCCTTTTCGTAACCAGGCGCTGACATTTCAGTCGACCAACCTAATTTCTCGCAGCACGGCATGGCCTTCTTTCGATGTCAAGTCAAGCTTTGATCTGCTTTCGAGATCGACAAGCGTAATTTCGAACGTCGTTATCTTCGACCATTCCAGCTCTTTACTGTCCTCACTTGTAAAATCTTCTCGCCGAATAATCACTTGCTGTGGCCCCTTACCGTCAATCGTCTTCACGCAGGTAAAGCTGCCAAGATTTTCTGGCCGGCTCAAGAAGCGGCTTCCAACGCTCAGTCGCAGCGCCAAGCGTTTGCCATGCGGATCGATAGTCAATGAAAGCTTCTTGCCATGCGACCGGTCGAGGTCAGGGCTTTGAAATTTATACGTGCTGATACTCCGCTGATCCCTCGAAGACCAGTCCTGGCTACCGTGACTAAAGTCTTCCAATACATTGCGCGTCTTTGGCAGCTTGGCCAGCGACTTTAAATCGACGGTATTCGGAACAACCGCCTGTTCGATTGAGTTCAACACAAACGTTGACGTCTCACCTCGCTCAAGAAGTACCGTCTGAGGTAACTCGTAGTGGCACATCGCGAAGACATACAGCGGCAACTTGTCATGCACAGGCAGCTTGACCGACCAACTCTCGCCAGAACGTTTTGCTTCGGCCTTGTTCCAGAATCGCGTCCGCGCATTTGGGTCATAGCTAAAATAGATATCTGTACTTCCAAGTCGATCCTGATCGGCCGGAGTCACAGTGAATGTTGCCTGACTGCCGTCTATTTTGAATGTCGAAACAGGGGTCTTCGGAATCTTCTGCTCGATTCCCTTCAGATATTGATTGAACCACAAATTCAAAAGCACCCACTGCTCGGGTCCCGGCCCATGGTTCTGGTGAATATTCGTACTGACGCGCCAGTCGCTATGCGGCAGAAGGGCCATCGACCGATAGATTCGCTCGAATGCAGCGTGAAAGTCGTTTGAGGAACTAATGAACATGACTGGACACTTCACCAGCGGCCAATAGGCACTCGCATCAATGGTATTCTTGTAAAGTTCCAGATGCTGAAAATGCTGCCGGATGCTACTTCCTTCGATCCCACCTGGAAAGTCTATGTATTTGAATCCCGTGCCACCAACAAAGGGAACAACGGCTTTGACACGAGAATCGATCGCCGTCAGCGATGTGATCATGCCACCCATCGAATAACCAGCCAAACCGATTCGTTGTGCGTTAACTTCCGGTTGTTCCTCGAGAAATGTTATCGCTCGCCGAGCGGCGACCGCCAGAAGAAACCAGTTAGAATTACGCGGGCTGGGAACCGGATCCAGTGAGAATTCATCGGGCAAAAGATTCTGTTTCCAACCGTTTCTGAGCGCTTTGGAATAGAACTGCGGTCCTTGTGTCGGATCGACTTTGCCCCAATCCGTATTCTCATTGATCTCCGCATCCATAGGTCGACCGAGCCAATTGATATCGACGGTCGCAAAGCCCTGTTTAGCGAAGTAGATCCCTCGGCTCCTTTCGGCTCGCTGGCCTCCGCCGTGGCTCCAGACAAATGCCGCGTTCTTTTTCCCATTGTCCGGAAATGAGTAGTAAGCCGCGATCCGCGCATCTACCCCTTTGAATGTACCGACCTTGAACGTCACGTACCGCGTGACGACCCCGTCGAACTTCCACTCCTTGATGACCTTCACATCGAGCGGTTCATGTCGCGCGTCATAGTCCTTCCACAGGTCCGCCACGGTTTGTGGGACGTCACTGGCTTGGTACGGGGGAAAGGTGTCCTCGGCCAATGCGGACTGAAATAGACCCGTCAGGCCAATGCATAAAACAAGGCTGCTTATGCGCGCGGTGAATTCGCTTACCATGTTTGGGGTCCTAGGTTGATCGGCAGAAAAGCAAAGATGGGCAGGTAATGGCGGCTTCATTCGGAGGGAGACCGTGACCTCAGCTTGGAAAACACATGGCCTGACGGCGACTTGGGGAGGGTCTCTTTCCAGTCATCAATCTCCTGAAGAAGCAGCTTGACAACCTCTGGATTCTCTTTGCTAACGTCGGTTTTCTCGTAGGGATCCGTGGTGATGTCATAGAGCTCGATGTGTGTCGAATCGCGATTGGCAAGTAGTTTCCAGTCGTCATGAACGATGGCCCAGGAAACCCAGTGGTACGGCTGTGCCTTTCTAATTGGCCATGCAGACTGCATCTTCCAAAACAGCGGACTGTCGCGTGTTGTCGTCGGCTGTCCAAGCAGTGTCGCTACTTGGCTGATGCCGTCCGGCTTGTAATCCATTGGCAACGAAGCGCCGGCCAACTCGCAAAATGTCGGCAGAAGATCGACTGCCGAGATCAACGATGTCTTGTCGACCTTGTCGGCCGCGATCTTACCTGGCCAGCGAGCAATGAACGGGACCCCGATGCCCCCTTCAAAAAGCGCCGACTTATAACCTTTGCGGCCACCGGTGATTCCCTTCGCGGCACCAATCCCCCAGCCGGCTCCCGTTGCCGTGTCGTACTGCAGGCTCAACTCCGTAGGACCAGCTGCTCTTGCAGGGCCGTTGTCCGAGCTGAAGATAACAAGCGTGTTATCAGTCAAATTCAAGCGGTCTAACGTATTCAACACTTGGCCAATTCGGTCATCTGCGTGCGACAGCACCGACGCGTAGATCGCATCGGGGCGGCTTTCCATCTCGCGGAATCGCCACTCGTACTTTGGAACGGTATGGAATGGAGTGTGAGGTTCGTGAATCCACAGATTGATGAAAAACGGTTTGTTCGCTCTATGACTCTTCTCGATGAACGCAATCGCATTATCGGCATCCTCATGAACCGGCATTTGCTCACCGGCACAGTTGAAAGCGCCGTACTCGTCGTACCCGTAGGCACTCGGCAGAGGCGAATCCGGGATCATATCGTTCGCCAGATGCCACTTGCCAAAATGGGCCGTCGCGTATCCGGCTTGCTGAAGAAAACGAGGCAACAGAGGAGCCTGTGGACTCAGCCAGTCAGGCATATTGCGTTTCTGATTCTGCGGTACCCAGGCAAAGTGAGCGTCGATATTGTAACGAGCAGGGAAGTGCCCCGTCATGACGGCAGTCCGACTCGGCGAGCACACGCCGCTTGCGACCGTAAAACGATGGAAGTCTGTGCCTTCTTTGGCCAAGCGGTCTATATTCGGGGTCTTCACGTATGGGTGACCGTGACAACTCAGATCTCCCCAGCCCCAATCGTCGGCAAAGATGAAGAGAATATTTGGTTTCTCGGCAGCAGTTGCCGTTGAATTAACGTGCGCTGCAATAACTATACAAAGGCAGGCAAGTGTGATGCTTGTCTTTCTAAACATGCTTTGTTGTCCGTCAGACAGATATTCGAGAAGAGTCTTATCTTCGCCAGTCTAAAGCAGCGAGAAGATGATGCCGCTTGGAGTATTGTACCTCAGGACAAGACGTGTTTGGATTTAATCACTAACGGCTTGGAATTTCATTCACCGTGTAATACGCATCCTTGTGAAGGAGTTCTTCCTTGTCGCGAGAACGTAGCCCAGCCAAATCGAACTCGTAAACGAATCCTTTTTTCAGCTCCCCAGTCTGAATAATCGCGGAAAAGCCATCCTCAGCTAGCGTTACCGATTCGACAGGACAGCCTTGCTGTTCGATTTCTGGCCCGCCATAACCGGCATGATAGGGATGCGTAAATGCTGAGAGCGCGTAGTTCTCTGCTTTCTGACCACTGAGCTGGTCAACGGCCTTCGTAAATGTCAACTTAAATCCATTCGGCTCGATGGTGATGCGATTGATCTCGAATGGCATCTCTCCACTCCATTCGATTCGCTCCAATGCAAATGGTTTAATTCCGCGGACTGGCCATCCTCGATTCGTTCCGCCACACAAGAGATTTCCCTCTGGCGTAAATGCGACATCCAGAATTCCGGTCGAAAGTCCTTCCCGAAACGGATAACACGCTCCTTGCCAGACACCATTTACCTCTTCCGTGGTTGCCCTCATCACGACAGAGAGGGTGTAGTCGCCCATGAACATTTGCCCCTCAAATGGTCCAAATTTTCCCTGGGTATTATTTACGGCAAAGTCGGTAATCGAACGTCCCATGCGGATGTAAGGAAAGACAACGGCATAAGGAACCAATTGCTCGACCCGCTTGCTCTCCGACGCGATTCGCGTGCCTGAATTCGGTTGCTTGGGCACCGGCCCTAACTCTGGTGCATACTTGTACCACTCAAAACTAGCCGGGTGACCATGAAAGCTTTGTGGCGACACGGCCTTGAGACTACAGGAGCAATTCCAGGGGCCTTGGCTTTCGATGTAGAACAGGGCACCATGTTCATCAAACCCGATACCGCCGGGACTTCTCAGGCCACTGGCGTACGCAGTTGTCTTTCCATCGGGCGAAACCTTCATGATCATTCCGCGGTGCAATGCACGGGAATAATAAGAGGCAGACAGCCCAAGGGCGATGAACTGATTTCCGTTCGGGTCAAGTTCTGATCCAAACGCATATTCGTGGTAGTTCGCGTATCCCCAACCGTCGGAAAGGGTCTCGAATCGATCAGCCTTTCCATCATTGTTGGTATCACTGACACGCGTTAACTCGCAACTTTGCGTCACGCGAAACCCGTTCCCGTCCCAGATGAGACCGAAGATTTCATCTAGGCCGGATGCAAATAGTTCATACGATGGATTGGGCTTCTCGGCGTCGATCCCACTTATGATGTAAATATCACCGCGCCGCGTGCCGACGGCCATCTTGCCGTTGGGCAACATGGTAAATGCACCGGCTTCGATAACCGAGTCTTTCGGCATGGGAATGTTGACGATCGGATAATACTCACGCTCGCGCTGTTGTGTGCCCCATCGATCACCAACATCTTCGGCGCAAACCGTCCCAAAATTCAGAGAGACAGCCAGTAGTGCGAACGCTAGATGTTGCCAGTATTTATTCATTTGCCAACTCATAGTCCAACTCGATCACCGACTTACCTTGGGGCAACGACAAACGCAGTAGCAGTTCCGAATGCTCCGGATCGCCTGTCTGCGGTCGCAGAGTCGCATCTGTTTTCGGAAAGGTCAATCGCAGCTTGCCACTTCGATAAATTGCTTCCGTTTCTCGTGCAACCTCGCCAGTCAATGCTCGGAATAGAATAGTTTCGGGCTTGGGTGAATCGAACGTCAACCGGCGTTTCAGCCGCTTGGTGTCCTTCTCCCTAGTCGCCACGGAGTAATCCTTGATCTCAATGTCGCCCAATCGATACAGAAACGTTGGGATGGAATTGTCATCGAGGAAATAGCCCTGGAACTGGTAGCCGAGATTCTTCGGATAAAGCGGGTCAGGATTGACCGGAGCTTCCTTCGTCATGACCGGCAGTAGTGGCCAGGGCTCACCTTCTTCTCCGGGGTGGATAAATGATACGTCCTGGGCCAAAGTGATTGCCCTCTCAGCCGGATTGAAATCGCCAGCTCCCTGTCCGCTCCAATTGACTCGGACAAACTCGCCAGGCCAAATTGCCGAAAGGGTTCCCGTTTCAGCATTGAATGAATAGTTCAACCCTTCTGGAAAGCCTACCGCGATTCCACGAAAGCCAGCAACGCGGCTGCGGCCCCGATACACTCTTGCTTGATCTCCAACAACCAGGTTGGTATTCACCTGCTGGATACCTGGAGGAATTGGAGCCGATGTCCCTAGGGAAAGGTAATCCCAGATCGCATTGATCTGCTTGTCTGTGTCCCCATCCAAAATGTTCTTATAGGCGGCGACCCCATTAGGCCAGGCAGTTGGCATAACCGTTCGGGGCCGGTAGGCACCTGGGTTTCTTAGGAATTGATGAAACCACTGCTTGTTCAAACGCTGCGGCATTGTGAGCAAATCAATGCCTTTGTTCACCGGTGCCGGCAAGCCATTGAAATTGTGACAGGCAACACAGTTCAAACCTTTATCACCAAGTAGCTCCCGGGCCGCTGCCCGAATTTCCTTCTGCTCTTCACGACTTATCTTGGGTTCTTCGCCTGGTGATGAAAGAACAAGCTCGGGGTGCTTCTCGGCATGCAGTCGCTGAAGCAGATCAGGCACGTGATGAAGATTGTCCCGTCCATACTGCGGCATTCGCGTCATCATGTAGGGACGCACGCTTTCGCCATCAAAAAGGACCTTCTTCAAGGCCAAGGATTGTAGCTTCTCCTCGACACCAGTAAGCGGAGGCGGAATACGGCCATCGTCTCCCAGGTTCTTTTCCGTCGTCTCGAAGAACGGATTATAGTCCGGGTGAATTCCTCCGTATTCATCTCGACGATGGCAAGCAATACAGTTGAACGCCGTGAGTGTCTTGGCCAATAGCCCTTCGTCCGTCTCAGGCTCCGCCGGTTCACGAAACGAAACGGCAATCGCCTCCGCTTTGGATTCGTCAAGTTCATAACGCGGATTGGGGCCCGGCGTATCCGACAGGCATCCACGTTTCCAATCCGCTTCCTGTAGCGACACAACTTTCGGAGCAGGGGAGATTCCACTCACCGTATGGCAAGCGGCACAGTTTAGTTGGGTGAAATACTCCCTCCCTTTGGCCACCAGCGTGGGCTGAGGGGCAAGCTTAGACTTCGGCTGTGAGTTCTGCTCAGCCAGGTAGAGGGCAATCGAATCGGCCTCTTCACGGGTCAGCTTCATGTCAGGCATGCGTCCGGTAGGCCTGACGTTTAAAGGCTGAAACAAGAATTGACTAAGCGAATCAGCGTGATACTTGCCAGCAATATGGTCCAGCGAGATCGCCTGCGGATCGAACGTCGGTTTCTCGACAAGATCCTCGTCCTCGTACCGTTCGCCTTGGGACACCTCTTGTTTAGGCTTCTCCCGTGGACCGTGACAGGCGACACAGCCAACCGTGTGAAAAAGCGTTTTCCCCTTTTCAAGAGAGCTGCTTCGTTCGATGTCCGGCTGGATAGCCGTTTCAGATTGAGCGACCAAGAAGTGAGTGAGTGCTTCGGCGATCACTTTCTTCTCTTCATCCGATTTTGACGTAAGCATATCCGGCATCGTTGTCCCCTGGTGCGCGGTACTGGGGGCTTCGATAAACCGGCGAATATAGTCGTGCGATAGACGCGATCCGACTTGCGATAGATCAGGGGCAAGTTTTTCAATGACCGAGTCCTGCTGTATTCCAGCATGACAGGCCGCGCACCGCAGTTCCGAAACTAGCAAGTCACCCACCTGACGTTCGTTCAATGGGTGATTACCGGGAAGTGGGCTATCAGCTGCTTGGGAGAGATTTGCTGCGCCCAGCACAATAGCCAGCAGAAAGAACCTTGGAATAGCTCGAAACACGTAGGCCTCCGATATCTTTGGCGCTTGTTCTCAGAATTGAAAATAGGCCATAGCAGCTCAAGCATTCGCTCCGATGCGACGGGTGGATCGGAACTTTAATTACCTAGCCGTCATTTCGACTCTCATTGATTCTAAACCAAGAATTGCCGGATGGGACCCTTTTGATCCAGATGCTGCAGACCTACGTCGAGTGATCCGAAGTGTTCGATTCCATTTCCATACGCATTGAGTAGCGTTGTGTACCAGTTCCCCAGCGTCTTGTGTCCTTCTTGGCCGTATTTCGGAAGACGAATGTAACGACGGCCGAGGTCGAGCCGACAATTATCCCCCGCCATGACGACGAATGGAAACTCCGTCCCATGCGAGTGATGCGTCTCGCCCGAGTCGGGGAAGTAGAACAACATCGTGTTGTCGAACATCGTTCCACCTGCTTCCGGAATGCTTTTCAGGCGCGTGACGATACGCTCGACAAGCGTCATGTGGTGCTGTCGACACCGAGAACGAATCTCCTCGGCTTCCACTCCTCGGACAGATTTGCCGTGACCGATATCGTGCATGTTCACTTTCTCGCCTTCGAGCCCCGGAATGCCCGTGTACGAATGGCCCAATTCATCGACCGTAAACGCAGCCACGTTGGTGAGTCCCGAGATTAACGCTCCCAGCAGGACTTCCGCGTGGCCGACTTGTCGGTCAAAAGTGCTTACGTCGGTATCCAGGTATTTCGGATC includes:
- a CDS encoding alpha/beta hydrolase family protein → MVSEFTARISSLVLCIGLTGLFQSALAEDTFPPYQASDVPQTVADLWKDYDARHEPLDVKVIKEWKFDGVVTRYVTFKVGTFKGVDARIAAYYSFPDNGKKNAAFVWSHGGGQRAERSRGIYFAKQGFATVDINWLGRPMDAEINENTDWGKVDPTQGPQFYSKALRNGWKQNLLPDEFSLDPVPSPRNSNWFLLAVAARRAITFLEEQPEVNAQRIGLAGYSMGGMITSLTAIDSRVKAVVPFVGGTGFKYIDFPGGIEGSSIRQHFQHLELYKNTIDASAYWPLVKCPVMFISSSNDFHAAFERIYRSMALLPHSDWRVSTNIHQNHGPGPEQWVLLNLWFNQYLKGIEQKIPKTPVSTFKIDGSQATFTVTPADQDRLGSTDIYFSYDPNARTRFWNKAEAKRSGESWSVKLPVHDKLPLYVFAMCHYELPQTVLLERGETSTFVLNSIEQAVVPNTVDLKSLAKLPKTRNVLEDFSHGSQDWSSRDQRSISTYKFQSPDLDRSHGKKLSLTIDPHGKRLALRLSVGSRFLSRPENLGSFTCVKTIDGKGPQQVIIRREDFTSEDSKELEWSKITTFEITLVDLESRSKLDLTSKEGHAVLREIRLVD
- a CDS encoding c-type cytochrome, translating into MFRAIPRFFLLAIVLGAANLSQAADSPLPGNHPLNERQVGDLLVSELRCAACHAGIQQDSVIEKLAPDLSQVGSRLSHDYIRRFIEAPSTAHQGTTMPDMLTSKSDEEKKVIAEALTHFLVAQSETAIQPDIERSSSLEKGKTLFHTVGCVACHGPREKPKQEVSQGERYEDEDLVEKPTFDPQAISLDHIAGKYHADSLSQFLFQPLNVRPTGRMPDMKLTREEADSIALYLAEQNSQPKSKLAPQPTLVAKGREYFTQLNCAACHTVSGISPAPKVVSLQEADWKRGCLSDTPGPNPRYELDESKAEAIAVSFREPAEPETDEGLLAKTLTAFNCIACHRRDEYGGIHPDYNPFFETTEKNLGDDGRIPPPLTGVEEKLQSLALKKVLFDGESVRPYMMTRMPQYGRDNLHHVPDLLQRLHAEKHPELVLSSPGEEPKISREEQKEIRAAARELLGDKGLNCVACHNFNGLPAPVNKGIDLLTMPQRLNKQWFHQFLRNPGAYRPRTVMPTAWPNGVAAYKNILDGDTDKQINAIWDYLSLGTSAPIPPGIQQVNTNLVVGDQARVYRGRSRVAGFRGIAVGFPEGLNYSFNAETGTLSAIWPGEFVRVNWSGQGAGDFNPAERAITLAQDVSFIHPGEEGEPWPLLPVMTKEAPVNPDPLYPKNLGYQFQGYFLDDNSIPTFLYRLGDIEIKDYSVATREKDTKRLKRRLTFDSPKPETILFRALTGEVARETEAIYRSGKLRLTFPKTDATLRPQTGDPEHSELLLRLSLPQGKSVIELDYELANE
- a CDS encoding DUF7133 domain-containing protein; translated protein: MNKYWQHLAFALLAVSLNFGTVCAEDVGDRWGTQQREREYYPIVNIPMPKDSVIEAGAFTMLPNGKMAVGTRRGDIYIISGIDAEKPNPSYELFASGLDEIFGLIWDGNGFRVTQSCELTRVSDTNNDGKADRFETLSDGWGYANYHEYAFGSELDPNGNQFIALGLSASYYSRALHRGMIMKVSPDGKTTAYASGLRSPGGIGFDEHGALFYIESQGPWNCSCSLKAVSPQSFHGHPASFEWYKYAPELGPVPKQPNSGTRIASESKRVEQLVPYAVVFPYIRMGRSITDFAVNNTQGKFGPFEGQMFMGDYTLSVVMRATTEEVNGVWQGACYPFREGLSTGILDVAFTPEGNLLCGGTNRGWPVRGIKPFALERIEWSGEMPFEINRITIEPNGFKLTFTKAVDQLSGQKAENYALSAFTHPYHAGYGGPEIEQQGCPVESVTLAEDGFSAIIQTGELKKGFVYEFDLAGLRSRDKEELLHKDAYYTVNEIPSR
- a CDS encoding serine hydrolase domain-containing protein; the protein is MNVLSLRTCLFVLCALLVFVPSVFAQKTSGDSIAAAVQPYVDRHELAGAVMLVADKHKVRYEGAVGSADIDAGKAMQTDSMFWIASQSKPITAAALMMLVDEGKVNVDDPVEKYLPEFKGQMVIAERSDDHILLKKPQHPITVANVLSHTSGLPFASRIETPTLDRLPLADRVRSYAMTPLEFEPDTKYQYSNSGINTAGRIIEVVSGQTFETFLQERLFTPLGMNDATFWPTEDQAARIAKSYKPGSGGSGLEETTIGQLQYPLTDRKDRYPMPAGGLFATAMDLSRFYRMLANGGELDGRRYLSEEAVATMTSKQTGDLQNQYGFGFSTGDRVGHGGAYSTNSYLDKKQGLILIWLVQHAGFPGEGGKSQEAFRRAAIERLGPN
- a CDS encoding sulfatase family protein, yielding MFRKTSITLACLCIVIAAHVNSTATAAEKPNILFIFADDWGWGDLSCHGHPYVKTPNIDRLAKEGTDFHRFTVASGVCSPSRTAVMTGHFPARYNIDAHFAWVPQNQKRNMPDWLSPQAPLLPRFLQQAGYATAHFGKWHLANDMIPDSPLPSAYGYDEYGAFNCAGEQMPVHEDADNAIAFIEKSHRANKPFFINLWIHEPHTPFHTVPKYEWRFREMESRPDAIYASVLSHADDRIGQVLNTLDRLNLTDNTLVIFSSDNGPARAAGPTELSLQYDTATGAGWGIGAAKGITGGRKGYKSALFEGGIGVPFIARWPGKIAADKVDKTSLISAVDLLPTFCELAGASLPMDYKPDGISQVATLLGQPTTTRDSPLFWKMQSAWPIRKAQPYHWVSWAIVHDDWKLLANRDSTHIELYDITTDPYEKTDVSKENPEVVKLLLQEIDDWKETLPKSPSGHVFSKLRSRSPSE